Genomic DNA from Telopea speciosissima isolate NSW1024214 ecotype Mountain lineage chromosome 2, Tspe_v1, whole genome shotgun sequence:
TCGTCATCGTCTTCAACTTCAACGACGTCGGTGGCATCATTTGCTTCTTAAGAATATCGAAGCTGAAAACGAAGAGGTCGCTGCCACCACCACGACGCCTGACGTGAGTGGAGCAAGAGTTCTCGTTGCCTCCATTGCTGGAAGCTTCAGCATTAACGATAGAAGAATTCGAAGTCCCGGAGTCGTCCAATTGTCTACCGAAACCATCGGGAAGCTTGTCCACCATCATCTCATCTTCAACGCAGGTTGAATCAGCCGAAACAACATTAAGATCCGACATAACTCCTATAAATTCGTGAAATtcccttctttctatttctgattTTCTGTTTTGGCTTTGAAGATTCCAGAAAGTGGGTTTTATCTTTGAAAGAAGAGTCAGAGCCGGTAAAGGTTTCGGCAAGTAAAAAACAGAGAGGTTTCTATAGAGCATTGGTGTTTGGGCTTGCAGAAACCTCAGCCCTTTACAAGGCATTTACTTATGTGATCTTTCTGCTCAGAGAAAATTACAGATGAAAGTGAGGAAATGGATCGATCGGATCCGAGAATTCAAATAGTGGGAAAAGatcaaaacctaaaaagcagACAATCGAGCAGAAACCTTCTCCATGCATTCTTAATTTCACTGCTTCAAATTACACTCCTAAATTAGGAAAATTTGAGGGTGTTATTCCAATACAACTAATTCTCTCTCCTTATCCTTGTGTAAttcttctccaattccttgtCACAGCTTCCTACATTCTTTCGTGTGCTTTCCAATAAATGAAATGTTTATGCTGTCAATCGTTTAGGATTTAGGTGGTATATTTCATGAACGAGATTGCATCTAGGAATTAGGGATTTCTTGGAATCCGAAATTTGCAATTTTTCACTATGCGCATATGGAATTACAGGTTTCACACTCTCATGATTCGCCTTCTAAGCCAGAATCTTGAACTTCAGAGGGCCCTAGGGAGAAGAAGATCGAGTGAAACAAGATACCCAGTCTGCAACAGTCGGAGACCTCACACAGGGAAGAAAACGAAGTGAGGGAGAGAAAACCTGCAACTAACTCATTTtccctttgtaagggtaattttgtccattcatctttttttttccggttcttcttagaagggcaattccgtcaattcaagtctaatttataacagtgttagtcatgaactgacggaataggcttatttgttactgtttgcaaacctcagggggtacgtagaatttttcaaaattgggggatgaaaatatcctttcgtcaaaccttaggggtgatatgtgtaaatttccctaaaaattaaaaaagacaTACTCAGTGCACTAGGCTCCCGTCATTCCGGGATCTAGGGTGGATCGTAATGTTCATAACCTTACTCATTGCTTTcgtagagaggttgtttccagactcgaacccttGACCACTTCGTTGAAAATGATGGATATCTTACTCGGTGGTTGGAAGTTCTCATGATTCATAACACAGTGAATTCCAAACTCCCCAAGTCGTTATCAGGGCAAGTTTGATTGTTAATGCCTCACTAACAATTGTTGTAGATGAGGATGTGATCTGTCGCTATGCATACCAGCCTCACTTGATGGTTGAGAATGACACATCCTAATTCCATAGCCATTGGTTTATTTAAGAATGCATAAAGGTTGGCATTTGAGCCCACAAGTTGAAGTTTggtatttttcctcttttgggtGGGAAATGAACTAGTTATTTCTTCCTTACAGCAATTTTGAATTCATTTATCATCAAATGGTAAGTTACAAATATCTTTACATGTATGAACAAGTATTGAAGTACATCTTGTCTTAGCAATTAACCAAACTCCAGTTTTCATGTCGAATCCAAACTTTCCAATTTGTCACCTTTTATTTAGACAAGATCCTAACTGGAATGAGACCTTTAAGATAACTGGGATCATGCAGGTGCATGAGCCACACCCTATTGGTTTGGCGTATTTAGTTTGGGAGCCATTGCATAAAATCTAAGTCTATGTGGGCCTTGATTTTTGTTTAGAAGGGTTCAACAGTCATCCTATGGTCTTAAAACATCACTCTATTAGATGAAGTCGATAATACTCTCCTTTGTTGCGTGATATCTTCTCCCAGATTCCCACCCATCCGAAAAGTTACGGTCAAGGGTTTCCCTTTTACTGTGATTTAAGGAAAACTCAATCTACTAAACTAGTATACATGATGGATTTATGTAAACCCTAATGCTATATCTGTGATAATTAAGGAAACAAACATGCATTTACTAAAATTAACTAATTAAAACAACAACCAAACtatgtgtcaaaatcaaaacacaACATGTATTAACTCCAATCAATGTGCACAACCTAGCTAAAATAAATGTAACCTACTAACAAAATGCACATGACGAAAACAACTTTACATTGTTATAAAGAAAGTGACAATAagcaaaattaaacaaaaattaagataaACATGAGATGAAAGGAGGAACTAAAACTCAAACACAAACATGTTAATCCTAATTAAGCAAATAATACATGAAGTAATGCAATATATAAAGTTTGACTTTAATGACAGTGACGTAGAAGAGGATTAGAAGACAATATGATATAGCTAACAAACTTGCTAAACATGGGAGAATATATGCCAAACCCATGCTTAGGAGAGAACCATATCGGTAATGCCTCGTTCTTAATTATGATGTCTCTCGCTTACGTAAGTGGTTATTAAATCATTAGGGAGCAACAATCCAAACATAATGATTGCTCGTAGTTGACGTTTAATCCAAAAACTCGAGTTTTTAAGTGGAGagacttttttattttttatgttcattaGCACAACAACCGCATGTTAAACAAGAAGTTATGATAAGTTATGATGTTTTAGTACTGTTTCTAAGATTGGACGTAGATTATTGTAGATGCTGCTGGGATCAAGCTCCTCTACGACGCACCCCTGTGCCCGACATCTTCTGGAGCGGCACCATAGCTCCTACGTGGACGAGTTCCCATTTGGACAGCAGAGATCGAGTTGGCACAACTCCCAAGTCTTGTGGATCACGTTCTTTGTTTATTGCATGTTTACCATACTTAGCTGTGCCAGCTCGATCTGTGCCATCTAAATGGGTGCTCGTCCACGAGTCAAGTGTTATTGGTGAAATCTGATTTCGGTACAGAATGTGCGATTGAGATCTTTGGAGGACCATTTCGGTCTTCGAAACGGaatattttgggatatatgttatgttttggttcgACCTTGTTCGATTTGGTAATTTCTGGGTCCAAGGGTATTTCTATACCTTTtcgggttagggcttctctatataatgtttttATCTTTGAGAGGACTAAGAGAGAGGTTTTGTAGCATTTACAGAGAATAGTGAAATTCGTTCTGTTGCTCAGCCGTGGATATAGATTCCattttgggggtgaaccacgtaaatcctgtgTGTTTGTATGTGCttgttcttttctgtttttcgtATTTCTTTGGCAAATCGTCACTTATGGgtattgttttcttaacaacaAGTTGTACTGCCACGCCCGAAGATGTTCGATGCAGGGTTGCGATAGAGAGGAGCCCGATCCATGCGGCTGGTCCCTATGCGGATCGGTTGATATTGGGGATAGGGGATCTGCAGTATGGATGGACGGTACTAGAGAGAGATGCTGCGTTTTATGTTGGATCCGTTTACACAGAAACTTTACTGATATCCATATAAATAGACGTAGTCTGATGTCATTTATTGTAGGCCCACCCGTGCAGGTTGGCGCCGATGTGTCTTCCAGCGACTATGTGTCGCATGGTCTCCTGCGATTCTtcctccctcttcctctttctatttctcttccaCATTGCAGTTTCCATCCAAAGCCGGTACCTAACCCAGAAAGTTGAAGAGGTTTGGCCATTAACGGTATCTCTTTGTCTCTCGTTCGTCTATAAAATGCTCCTCAAGTGGCTTTACCGACGCAGCGAACATGAGTGCGAGTACTTCGAATTCATTGGAGGCATCTACACATGCAGGTGGCTCAGGAAAGAAGGTTAGGAAACCTTATACTATCACCAAGTCCAGGGAAGTATGGACTGATGAAGAGCATACTAAATTTCTTGAAGCTCTGCAACTGTGAGTTAGCCTCTATACTTCTAACATCTTAGCTTGCTTCTTCACACTGCAAGTTCACTGACTCTCTCACTTATCTCCCTCTGATTATCGTAGTAGGTCCTAAATTGAAGGTTTCTCTGTTTTTCTAGCAGATTTTGTGCGTGTATAGGTTTCTTTGATTTGGTTATTTATTATTTCAAATGGAGTAAAATTAACAGTTTTCCAAGCAAAGCTTTAATGTGATAATGTCGTTTCGGATTCTGATTTCAATGATATTCAAGTTTGCCTTTGACCTCCAATTGCTATGCTACAACTCTGTCCACTTATTTagttatttaccaaaaaaaggtgggggggggggggggaggggaaccCTCTGTTCAGTCGTTGACGGAAAAAGGATACTCGGCGATGTATACTGGATGGAAATTCAGCAATGCaagatttcaatttttattttatagataGTTAACCTGTGCGAAGTCTGGTGCTGTGTGGAGTTCAGATGGATCTGCTTGATAAAGCTCTCAATTTTAGTTGCATATCTGGTCTAGAGTCTGGACCTCAACTCgtactactttttttttttgtgataggTAGGGaggggatgtaggatgtgaaccaggagacttgaactcaagacctcctgatagcaatgggcctttatgcaccactagctaccaagtgcgctaggcaCTTGACCACTCAACTCGTACTACTATTACACCTTCCAACTCGGCCAATGCCTTTTCTACTGCTCCATTGGATTTGTCATGACAATTAAGCGTTCCTTCTGCTAGATGTTTCAGTTTATTTCGGCCCTTCCATTATGGTCTGAAACTGATATTTCATCTCTTTTATGGATTCAGGTATAATCGTGACTGGAAGAAGATTGCAGATTTTGTCAATTCAAAAACAGTAATTCAGGTCCAAGGAAAAAAAAGCGTTTTTCACTTGTCCTatgaatgaaataaatattCAATGCTACAACTaaacataaataaattttgtctttcttttttagtttaagCACATACTGATGCTTCATTAGTAGGTTCATTTGTCATCCTAGAGAAGTTGCATTCAATTTTAGCTATCTGGCTGTAGTAGTTTGGGCTTTGTATGAAATCATAGAGTGTAAGTTTTAGAGGCTACTTCAGGTATTATTTTCATCAAAATGCTTAttttccaagcaatcaataTTCTGAAATTCAAAATCTTGTTCTAAATCATTTAAAGGGTTTTATTTAATTGAGTTGACATATTGTAACTTATAAGatgttctttatttattttacctGTCTCATGAGAAATTGGGAAAAAAGTGttcaagaaaaaatatttaataaacTTTCGTGTGTAagcattaaaaaaatcaaaacatataACTGCGATTTTCATCGCGTAACCCATTCATGTCCCTTATTTAAGTTGTCACCACTGGAAACTTCAATACATTTATACAACAAGCCTAAAAGTTGTAAATAATATGAGCAAATGCGGCGTGAATGTCAACTATCCCACatatattttttgatttatttcttaTCTCAGatgttgtaacttgtaagatattcttttattctttgcTCTGTTTCTTGTGAACACATGAAAAATTATAACTGCAATTTTTAATTCATAACCAATCCTTATACCTTATCTAAGTAGTCGCAAATAAAAACTTTACCACACTTATGCTGTAAGCCTAAAGTGGTAACTGAGATGAGCAACCGGAACTTAACTGTCAACCAGTTCATGCATGTTTTTTCTTATCTCATATGCAGATTGAAAGTGTTGGGGGTAGGATGTCATGTATTCTGTCTCTTGAGTTTGTGGGCTGAGTCAGAAGGGCCGTTAAAAGccctagggggggggggggggggagtccccgagatttttttttagggcCATATGGGTATTTTGCTAAATTGAACATGTATATGTTTCCctataaatttgtagcgagGGAATTCTCTAATGAGAGTCGGCATGAGGACAAGaggctgtaaccctattcttcaTTTTTAGTGAAGCAggtctcatctcaccgtggacttAGGCATTCTTGACGAACCACGTAATTCTTTGTGTTGCTGCTGTGTGACTCTTCCTGTTGTGTGTTTGCTTTCTTGCGTCGTGATTAGGTTTTCAGGTTCCTACAGAAAGTTCAGCTCAAAAAACTGCATGtggtccaaaatccaaattgTTGTCATCAAATTCATTGTCCCTGTGAAGTTTCCCATTTAATCTATGTACGTGCAAGATGTTATTTTAAAATCTTACTATATTTTTCTCACAACAGTTGCACGGCAAGTCTCTGTAATAATTTGTTCCCCAGATTAGTTTTAGCACAGTCCTCTCCCCATGTCATCATGATTTCTCACCATATTTCCCCTCGGTGAAACCAGGTTGGAAGCAGAttaacccccctcccccccaaaagaaaggaaaataaaaactaagatTAAAGCAAAACCTCGAGGGggtgaggggaagaaagaagacaaAATGCTCATTTATGTTATTACTAtttgaagaaaggagagaagttCTCTATGGGAGGAGTGTACTgcccacgcccagacacagaggggggcgaaatgaccgccccgccccccatgatgccaactTGTGCACTCTCCTTGGCCCTCCTTGAGCGTACAGGGCccacgctcccccacagagaacgtcGACCCTTGAAGAAATTATGGCTTCTGTTACTGAATGAAGCTCAGAATTTTTTCTCCTTGACCCTTTTAGATAGAGAGATCCCAAGATGGATTGATTCCCCCTGTAGAAATGAAAATGTATCACAGATTTTCTAAACTTAATTTTCAGTGGTCAAAACTCTCTGTGccttccttctctttaaatGAGGATGAAAGAACTTCGTAAGTCTTCAATTTAGGGGCAAGTGCACAGGACATTTTAAAATAATCACCTCTggaacaattaaataaaatggaTATTATAAGGTATGAGAGTGGACCTAGTTGACTGAGTGCTGTAAGAGCTGAATAACAATTTATAGATCATCTGagaacaaaatttcaaactgTTCCAATTGTATGATTTAAATAGCAATCCCATTGGCATCCCCTGAGAGTTATGTTGAACAGTCCAAATTGATTACAAATCATATGAAAATGATGACAATAATGCATATTATTTTTGCTCTTTGCCACcagtggggggtgggggaagaaaTATTTTTGGTCTGGTCTTCCAACTtgcttttattttcaaatttctcttGGCCTGGCCTTCCTACTTGcttaaattttcaaatttcaattggcAATTGACTAATACAACCTGTTTAAGTTGGGCTAGGGCTTCTCTCTTCCATAACCTGATCCCACCGTCTTGGAGTTGAAAACCCTTACTGGTTCAACTTTTCCACCCCAGATTCAACTTTGCTATTTATGTACTACGTAGTCATGGTGGAGTTCCTGACCAGATCTGTTTTGATCTGACTGATTGTCATCCTAAATGTGCTGTTGAGGGTTTAGGTGCAACATATAAAACAATAATGATCATAGTATGGATTGTATTCTATATTTACTCTACGGGACTCTGTTTTTTTCATGGTTATAAACTATGATGCTGAAGTACGGCTTCTTCATGAGATAAactaataatttttatttgtagTAAATCTATAACCTTAATTTCTACACTATGAAATTTATTGTTACCAAAGAACTCGCATGTGACATGCTTATGGATTCTTACCAAGAAAATATATCTAATATTCTGAGATCCTcatcatttatttttaatttatttttttcctattttgtggAACAAATAGGAGTGATTGCACAAAGATCAAACTAGAGATACACATAATACAAGAATATTACGTTTTGACTTTTAGAAACAGAGATTTAAGCAAAAAAAGCTTCTACTGTAATATTTTTTAGCCCAGATCCAAATttgtacattctgatgtttgttTGTCTGGTTATTTGGCCTTTTTTCCTGTTAAGCCTGTGTTGATATTCTTTAAGCAAGAACAATGAGGAATTAACTCTGAAACAATTATTTCTTATTGGAGATGAACCTCAGTTATGTTCTCGTTCATCATAGAGTTTCATGGAccacctttcttcttttttgctttcatGTGTAAATGTCATTATTTGCGTCCTAACTTTTCTTATCCATTACTTCTTACTTGCTTCTGTATGAACTCTGTGCATTGTGTCTTCATGAACATACATCTATTAATTTCTTATGCTTACGGACTTTAGGTATATGGTTTTGTCATTTACTGTTTGCCCCTTTTTTGGTCTTTTAGATACGGAGCCATGCCCAAAAATACTTTCTGAAAGCCCAGAAAAATGGTATAATTGCACATGTACCTCCTCCTCGCCCCAAGTGCAAAGCTGCTCATCCTTATCCACGGAAGGCACCCAAGAATGGTTTGTTAGTTGTCACAAGTACAAAATATTCAGCTTGaagatttgaaatgaaaatgcTTGCATGCTGATGCCTTGACATGGcagatttaaaatattttgcAGCTTTGGCATTGCAAGCATCTATGGCTTATCCTACTACATTGAATTGTCCTGCACATGGATATTCCCAGTGGGATGACACATACCTTTGTGGAGTTCTAAGACAAGGATGTCTTTGTATATGAATTATGGAAGtttctgaaaattttccttaaaaGTGTCCAAGAATTATATTTGGTTTCTAAAATGTAAGTACAGTAGATAAATATGCTTTTATATAGGATCAGTGCTTATTTTGGCTTATATTGTCACTGATTCAGCTGATAATGGATCAGAGGGGGTTATAAGGACAGGTAACAGCAACTTTAATGGTATTGGAAGCTCAAGTAGATTTTGGCCCAGTTGCGACATACCAAGGCAAGGAGAGCAAGGGTCTCTACTTCATGGTAATCTTCTTCATGGCTgcaaattttttattctttgtcTCAATTTGTCAGATTACTTCCAAAACAAAATATTGCATGATGAAATATTGGTTCTAGTGTTCTACTGTTTGTGCTACTTACTGTATCATACTGGTTGCACGAATACTCGTTAACATGTTAGTGTGGGTGTTTGTATGCATTTGTTTTGTTAGGGACTGCACAACAGGACCCACTGTTCATTTTTGTTGGGATCGGGTTTCATggatggtatttatttatttactcaTTTTAGTTTTTAGTCTTCCTCTCTTCAGTTCTCAGAATGAGTTCAGCAGTTATAAGGAAAGCATTTAGCAGAAGATGGTGGAAGTAGCAGGCTGTGGTCAGTTGTATTAAAAACAGATTATGCAGATTAAAGGTGTGAGGGCATGCCAGTTGGCATTTCCCCCGGTCCAGACAAAATCCCAATTACCCAAAATACAGTAAAAAGTTGGGACAACCATCAGATATCCTGGATTCTTGATGATCCTTTAAAACATTGACAGGGTCAGTTTTGATTTCAATGTTTGGTTAATTTAGAAATAATTATAGTTTAAAACTTCTGGAaaatgttcaatttttttttataacatttCTAATGTTGTGCTCTTGTATTGTTAAGTAGAAAGAGCAGGAAACATCACAAAGGAGTGCACTGCTATTACTAGAACCATTATTGTGCTATTTTACCTTTTGTTCTCTTtctactttcttcttctgttttcccTCTTTGGTATTTTCCATAATTGCTTGGCTGTCCTTCATTGTTAATCTATTTTTGCAGGTACTCCAGACATTACTAAAATATATCGTTTCATTGGAAGTGTCTTCGACCCAGACTCTAAAGGTCATGTCCAGAAGCTGAAGGAGATGGATCCCATTAATATTGAAACAGTGAGTTTCTTTGActtatttaaattttatgaTCTTCAAACCGAGCAACACATCTCATGGCTTAATCaggttattttttttcaaagataAATATAAAAACCCGAATAGTGAAAAAGTAGATGGATATTTGAAAGCCTTCTAtataatcaattaaaaaaaagcaATGTTAACAATTTGTGATATGGAGTTAATTACTGTCCTTGCACTTCAAGAACAGTGTAGGACATGCATTTATGCAATTTCGAAACCAGTCTAGATCTTTGGAAAGTCTagtagcataaaaaaaaaaagcatccgACACTAATTCGATTAAGgttcacttttttttcttttctggtggGTATAAATGGACTAGAAATATTAGACAAGCACACCTTTTGAATTATTTCAGtatgatgaaaattaaaattacaatcGTATTTAGGTGGTTAGTTTTATAAACATTTCTTACAAGTGGAAGCTGGTGATCTAAAATTGATAAATTTTGTggtaataaaaagaaaaaaaaggtgaaggGTGGATCTCTAGACCATATTTTCATCTTTAGGGTGATTTATACACTACATAAACTTCTATAGCCTGAAGAACTTGATAAAATCTAGTGTAATTTACCTCGGTGTAAATTTCTAAAAGAGAGAACGGCTATAAATTTCTTCAATAGATTCTTGGATTTAATGGTGAAGGTGGTTGGAACTATGTTCAGtatgttttttttctgtttgtCAAGGGTTCTGTAGATTTATGTTGCAAGAGAATGTGCTGGCTATTGAGCTGTTTGGTTGGTCAGCCAGTCCACCACTAAATTGGGGTGTGGGAAATAATTAGATAACCCGCCAATCACCTAGTAAGTATGCCTTAGTGAGGTAGCAAGGTGCAGGGACTGGGATGTTAGAGTGAGAAACAAGATTATCTATTGTTAGCCAATTCTGTCTCACTGAACCATATTCTTAGGCTTCTGCCAAGTTACTTTCGGTATAGGGGCTGCAACTTTGCAACTTTGGTTGGGTCCATCCTTTGTGACCTTTAATTTTTGTTGGGGTAGCATTTTCAAATTTATCCAGGTCTTGTGCTTGGAAAGTGCAATCAGAATCAGTTTAGATTGGGCTTGAATTGAGGACTTGAAAAAGACAACAAAACCCAAGTCAACCTCGATAGAACTCCAGTTGAGCTACGATAATGGCAATTAAACTTGGGTTGGCAGTTTACAGGTTGACAGTTCAGTTTCTAAAGTTGGTTCAGTTGGCCTGA
This window encodes:
- the LOC122652060 gene encoding protein REVEILLE 8-like isoform X2, with the translated sequence MSASTSNSLEASTHAGGSGKKVRKPYTITKSREVWTDEEHTKFLEALQLYNRDWKKIADFVNSKTVIQIRSHAQKYFLKAQKNGIIAHVPPPRPKCKAAHPYPRKAPKNADNGSEGVIRTGNSNFNGIGSSSRFWPSCDIPRQGEQGSLLHGTPDITKIYRFIGSVFDPDSKGHVQKLKEMDPINIETRWVLSSNDVITKSFRGAADCSSNCYKREQ
- the LOC122652060 gene encoding protein REVEILLE 8-like isoform X3; this translates as MSASTSNSLEASTHAGGSGKKVRKPYTITKSREVWTDEEHTKFLEALQLYNRDWKKIADFVNSKTVIQIRSHAQKYFLKAQKNGIIAHVPPPRPKCKAAHPYPRKAPKNADNGSEGVIRTGNSNFNGIGSSSRFWPSCDIPRQGEQGSLLHGTPDITKIYRFIGSVFDPDSKGHVQKLKEMDPINIETVLLLMRNLNINLSTMILNQVEVGFIIK
- the LOC122652060 gene encoding protein REVEILLE 8-like isoform X4 is translated as MSASTSNSLEASTHAGGSGKKVRKPYTITKSREVWTDEEHTKFLEALQLYNRDWKKIADFVNSKTVIQIRSHAQKYFLKAQKNGIIAHVPPPRPKCKAAHPYPRKAPKNADNGSEGVIRTGNSNFNGIGSSSRFWPSCDIPRQGEQGSLLHGTPDITKIYRFIGSVFDPDSKGHVQKLKEMDPINIETVLLLMRNLNINLSTMILNQVNQFV
- the LOC122652060 gene encoding protein REVEILLE 8-like isoform X1, with translation MSASTSNSLEASTHAGGSGKKVRKPYTITKSREVWTDEEHTKFLEALQLYNRDWKKIADFVNSKTVIQIRSHAQKYFLKAQKNGIIAHVPPPRPKCKAAHPYPRKAPKNADNGSEGVIRTGNSNFNGIGSSSRFWPSCDIPRQGEQGSLLHGTPDITKIYRFIGSVFDPDSKGHVQKLKEMDPINIETVLLLMRNLNINLSTMILNQVNQLGGFYHQMMSLPKASEVLQTAVAIVTSENNDQPS